In a genomic window of Variovorax paradoxus:
- a CDS encoding DedA family protein: MQAWLDALLALLALPQYGLSTLFIAAFISATLLPVGSEPVLFGLLKLNPELFWPAIAVATVGNTLGGAVDWWMGYGAHKVADKYSHSKHHVRVLGWLERLGPKACLLSWLPLVGDPLCAVAGWLRLPFWPCLAYMAIGKFLRYVTMTVALLYIFPS; this comes from the coding sequence ATGCAAGCCTGGCTCGACGCACTCCTCGCGCTTCTCGCGCTGCCGCAATACGGCCTCTCCACGCTGTTCATCGCCGCCTTCATCTCGGCGACGCTGCTGCCCGTGGGTTCGGAGCCCGTGCTGTTCGGCCTGCTCAAGCTCAACCCCGAGCTGTTCTGGCCCGCGATCGCAGTCGCGACCGTGGGCAACACGCTGGGCGGCGCGGTCGACTGGTGGATGGGCTACGGCGCGCACAAGGTGGCCGACAAGTACTCGCACTCGAAGCACCACGTGCGCGTGCTCGGCTGGCTCGAGCGGCTCGGCCCGAAGGCCTGCCTGCTGAGCTGGCTGCCGCTGGTCGGCGATCCGCTGTGCGCGGTCGCGGGCTGGCTGCGGCTGCCGTTCTGGCCCTGCCTGGCCTACATGGCGATCGGCAAGTTCCTGCGCTACGTCACGATGACGGTGGCGCTGCTCTACATCTTTCCGTCCTGA
- a CDS encoding response regulator has translation MGPNGSGYKVLVIDDSNTIRRSAEIFLKQGGHEVLLAEDGFDALSKVNDHKPHLIFCDILMPRLDGYQTCAIIKRNAHFSKVPVVMLSSKDGVFDKARGRMVGSQDYLTKPFTKDQLLQAVQQFGNVSQEVQ, from the coding sequence ATGGGCCCGAATGGATCAGGTTACAAGGTGCTCGTCATCGACGACAGCAACACCATCCGGCGCAGTGCCGAGATTTTTCTGAAGCAGGGTGGTCACGAGGTTCTCCTCGCCGAAGACGGCTTCGACGCGCTCTCCAAGGTTAACGACCACAAGCCGCACCTGATTTTCTGCGACATCCTGATGCCGCGGCTGGACGGCTACCAGACCTGCGCCATCATCAAGCGCAACGCCCATTTCTCCAAGGTCCCGGTCGTGATGCTGTCGTCCAAGGACGGCGTGTTCGACAAGGCGCGCGGCCGCATGGTCGGATCGCAAGACTACCTGACCAAGCCTTTCACCAAAGACCAGCTGCTGCAGGCCGTGCAGCAGTTCGGCAACGTTTCACAGGAAGTGCAGTAA
- a CDS encoding chemotaxis protein CheW — protein MANRDALRAFQSRLASRLQAARTTGVAATWLAVEAGEGKYLFPLGHAGEIFPWTPPQPVPYTAPWFLGVANLRGGLYGVVQLSAFAGGAPSGPAASEAARIQSRLVALNELLDVNCALLVDRLAGLRGVEAFASSEPPGADAPPWAGHLYTDAAGERWQEVNLQALSQQPQFLSIGA, from the coding sequence ATGGCGAATCGCGACGCACTGAGAGCCTTCCAGTCCCGGCTGGCGAGCCGCCTGCAGGCCGCGCGCACCACCGGCGTGGCCGCGACCTGGCTCGCGGTCGAGGCCGGCGAGGGCAAGTACCTGTTCCCGCTCGGCCATGCCGGCGAAATCTTTCCCTGGACCCCGCCGCAGCCCGTGCCCTACACGGCGCCGTGGTTCCTCGGCGTGGCCAACCTGCGCGGCGGTCTCTACGGCGTGGTGCAGCTGTCGGCCTTCGCCGGCGGCGCGCCCAGCGGTCCGGCCGCCAGCGAAGCGGCCCGCATCCAGTCCCGGCTGGTCGCGCTCAACGAGCTGCTCGACGTCAACTGCGCCCTGCTGGTCGATCGGCTCGCGGGGCTGCGCGGCGTCGAGGCCTTCGCGTCCTCCGAGCCCCCGGGCGCCGACGCGCCGCCCTGGGCCGGGCATCTCTACACCGACGCCGCCGGCGAACGCTGGCAGGAAGTCAATCTGCAGGCGCTGTCGCAGCAGCCCCAGTTTCTGAGTATCGGCGCCTAG
- a CDS encoding bifunctional hydroxymethylpyrimidine kinase/phosphomethylpyrimidine kinase, which yields MTFHLHPADSVDKPGDLNDPLPHGDALADQDLNPPCVLVFNASDPSGAGGLAGDGLAMGSVGAHMLPVVTGAYARDTAEIFDHFAFDEEAIAEQTRAILEDVEVQLIKVGFAGTPEALSTIAETAADYPEVPVVAYMPNLSWWDENEIDAYLDAFRDLVLPQTTVLVGNHSTLWRWLLPDWSGERPPGARDIAMAAGEFGVPYTLVTGLVLPDQFIDNVLASPQSVLTSEKYERLEAVFSGAGDTLSAALAALLASGTDLVAATTEALAYMDRCLDAGFRPGMGHVLPDRLFWAEPEPEEDDGEPGDDVPDFALPPHDTRH from the coding sequence ATGACCTTCCACTTACATCCAGCAGACAGCGTTGACAAACCGGGCGATCTTAACGATCCCCTGCCCCACGGCGATGCCTTGGCGGATCAGGACCTGAATCCCCCCTGCGTCCTGGTGTTCAATGCCAGCGACCCGAGCGGCGCCGGCGGCCTGGCCGGCGACGGGCTGGCCATGGGGTCGGTGGGCGCCCACATGCTGCCGGTGGTGACCGGCGCCTACGCGCGCGACACGGCCGAGATCTTCGACCACTTCGCGTTCGACGAGGAGGCCATCGCCGAGCAGACCCGCGCCATCCTCGAGGACGTCGAGGTGCAGCTGATCAAGGTCGGCTTCGCCGGCACGCCCGAGGCGCTGAGCACCATCGCCGAGACCGCCGCCGACTACCCCGAGGTGCCCGTGGTGGCGTACATGCCCAACCTCTCGTGGTGGGACGAGAACGAGATCGACGCCTACCTCGACGCCTTCCGCGACCTGGTGCTGCCCCAGACCACGGTGCTGGTCGGCAACCACAGCACGCTGTGGCGCTGGCTGCTGCCCGACTGGAGCGGCGAGCGCCCGCCGGGCGCGCGCGACATCGCGATGGCGGCCGGCGAGTTCGGCGTGCCCTACACCCTGGTCACCGGCCTGGTGCTGCCCGACCAGTTCATCGACAACGTGCTGGCCTCGCCGCAGTCGGTGCTGACCAGCGAGAAGTACGAGCGCCTCGAGGCCGTCTTCTCGGGCGCCGGCGACACCCTGTCGGCCGCGCTGGCCGCGCTGCTGGCCAGCGGCACCGATCTGGTGGCCGCCACCACCGAGGCGCTGGCCTACATGGACCGCTGCCTCGACGCGGGCTTCCGCCCCGGCATGGGCCACGTGCTGCCCGACCGCCTGTTCTGGGCCGAACCCGAGCCCGAGGAGGACGACGGCGAGCCCGGCGACGACGTGCCCGACTTCGCCCTGCCGCCCCACGACACCCGCCACTGA
- the dusB gene encoding tRNA dihydrouridine synthase DusB, which produces MTLQIGNHTLENRLFVAPMAGVTDRPFRMLCRALGAGYAVSEMVTSRKDLWNSLKTSRRANHDGEPGPISVQIAGTDAAMMAEAAVYNIERGAQIIDINMGCPAKKVCNKWAGSALMRDEPLALEIVSAVVDAAQPHGVPVTLKMRTGWSMEHRNAVKLARDFESAGVQMLTVHGRTREQGYKGHAEYDTIAAVKAAVRVPVVANGDVRSPEKAREVLAATGADAVMIGRAAQGRPWIFREIAHFLDTGTHLAPPLVAEVRRLLLDHLVEHYALYGDYSGVRTARKHIGWYVRALPGGEEFRSRMNAIEDCEAQLRAVGEYFDGLADQMDRIPQHQAAEELSGEEEAACAAD; this is translated from the coding sequence ATGACCCTGCAGATCGGCAACCACACGCTGGAGAACCGCCTGTTCGTCGCGCCCATGGCCGGCGTGACGGACCGGCCCTTCCGCATGCTGTGCCGCGCGCTCGGCGCGGGCTACGCGGTCAGCGAGATGGTGACCTCGCGCAAGGACCTCTGGAATTCGCTCAAGACCTCGCGCCGTGCCAACCACGACGGCGAGCCGGGTCCCATCTCGGTGCAGATCGCGGGCACCGATGCGGCCATGATGGCCGAGGCTGCGGTCTACAACATCGAGCGCGGCGCGCAGATCATCGACATCAACATGGGTTGCCCGGCTAAGAAGGTCTGCAACAAGTGGGCCGGTTCGGCGCTGATGCGCGACGAGCCGCTGGCGCTCGAGATCGTGAGCGCGGTGGTCGATGCCGCGCAGCCGCACGGCGTGCCGGTCACGCTCAAGATGCGCACCGGCTGGAGCATGGAGCACCGCAATGCGGTGAAGCTCGCGCGCGATTTCGAATCGGCCGGCGTGCAGATGCTCACCGTGCACGGCCGCACGCGCGAGCAGGGCTATAAGGGCCACGCCGAGTACGACACCATCGCCGCCGTGAAGGCCGCGGTGCGCGTGCCGGTGGTGGCCAACGGCGACGTGCGTTCGCCCGAGAAGGCACGCGAGGTGCTCGCGGCCACCGGCGCAGACGCGGTGATGATCGGCCGCGCCGCGCAGGGGCGGCCGTGGATCTTCCGCGAGATCGCCCACTTCCTCGACACCGGCACGCACCTCGCGCCGCCGCTGGTGGCCGAGGTGCGCCGGCTGCTGCTCGACCACCTGGTGGAGCACTACGCGCTGTACGGCGACTACAGCGGCGTGCGCACCGCGCGCAAGCACATCGGCTGGTACGTGCGCGCGCTGCCCGGCGGCGAGGAATTCCGTTCGCGCATGAACGCCATCGAGGACTGCGAGGCGCAGCTGCGCGCGGTCGGCGAGTATTTCGACGGGCTCGCGGACCAGATGGACCGCATCCCGCAGCACCAGGCGGCCGAAGAGCTGTCCGGCGAAGAGGAGGCGGCCTGCGCCGCCGATTGA
- the hemL gene encoding glutamate-1-semialdehyde 2,1-aminomutase, with protein sequence MPTSDRNDILFERARAVIPGGVNSPVRAFKAVGGTPRFIQRAEGAYFWDANDKRYIDYIGSWGPMILGHGHPAVVEAVQKAVLEGFSYGAPTEREIELAEAILALVPSMEMVRLVSSGTEAAMSALRLARGATGRKTIVKFEGCYHGHADALLVKAGSGLATFGNPTSAGVPPEVVQHTLVLEYNNLQQLEEAFALHGNDIACLMIEAIAGNMNFVRATPEFAQRCRALCTQHGALLIFDEVMTGFRVGLHGAQGVLGIRPDLTVLGKVIGGGMPLAAFGGPRAIMEQLAPLGPVYQAGTLSGNPVATACGLATLKEIARPGFYEALGRKTRALVDGLKAAAAAEGQPFSADSEGGMFGFFLMNELPQNYAKVMTTDNAQFNALFHGLLERGVYIAPALYEAGFVSAAHSDADIAATVEAAREIFSKR encoded by the coding sequence ATGCCCACTTCCGATCGCAACGACATCCTCTTCGAGCGCGCCCGCGCCGTGATTCCCGGCGGCGTGAACTCGCCCGTGCGCGCCTTCAAGGCCGTCGGCGGCACGCCCCGCTTCATCCAGCGCGCCGAGGGCGCCTATTTCTGGGACGCCAACGACAAGCGCTACATCGACTACATCGGCTCCTGGGGTCCGATGATCCTGGGCCACGGCCACCCGGCGGTGGTCGAGGCGGTGCAGAAGGCCGTGCTCGAGGGCTTCTCGTACGGCGCGCCGACCGAGCGCGAGATCGAGCTGGCCGAGGCCATCCTCGCGCTGGTGCCGTCGATGGAGATGGTGCGCCTCGTGAGCTCGGGCACCGAGGCCGCGATGAGCGCGCTGCGGCTGGCGCGCGGCGCCACCGGGCGCAAGACCATCGTCAAGTTCGAGGGCTGCTACCACGGCCATGCCGACGCGCTGCTGGTCAAGGCCGGCTCGGGCCTCGCCACCTTCGGCAACCCGACCTCGGCCGGCGTGCCGCCCGAAGTGGTGCAGCACACGCTGGTGCTCGAGTACAACAACCTGCAGCAGCTCGAGGAGGCCTTCGCGCTGCACGGCAACGACATCGCCTGCCTGATGATCGAGGCCATCGCCGGCAATATGAACTTCGTGCGCGCCACGCCCGAGTTCGCGCAGCGCTGCCGCGCGCTGTGCACGCAGCATGGCGCGCTCCTGATCTTCGACGAGGTGATGACGGGCTTTCGCGTCGGCCTGCATGGCGCGCAGGGCGTGCTGGGCATCCGGCCCGACCTCACGGTGCTCGGCAAGGTCATCGGCGGCGGCATGCCGCTGGCGGCCTTCGGCGGACCGCGCGCCATCATGGAACAGCTCGCGCCGCTGGGGCCGGTCTACCAGGCCGGCACGCTCTCGGGCAACCCGGTGGCCACGGCCTGCGGCCTGGCCACGCTCAAGGAGATCGCCAGGCCCGGTTTCTACGAGGCGCTGGGCCGCAAGACCCGCGCGCTGGTCGATGGCCTGAAGGCCGCGGCCGCCGCCGAGGGCCAGCCCTTCAGCGCCGACAGCGAGGGCGGCATGTTCGGCTTCTTCCTGATGAACGAGCTGCCGCAGAACTACGCCAAGGTGATGACCACCGACAACGCGCAGTTCAACGCGCTGTTCCACGGCCTGCTCGAGCGCGGCGTGTACATCGCGCCCGCGCTCTACGAAGCCGGCTTCGTGAGCGCCGCGCACAGCGACGCGGACATCGCGGCCACCGTCGAGGCGGCGCGCGAGATCTTCAGCAAGCGCTGA
- a CDS encoding amidase family protein, which yields MQPWQLEAAELARRIAARELSCVEAVRSSLERLEAVNPRLNAVVDGGAEEALQAARQADAALAGGEATGPLHGVPVTIKVNVDQRGHATTNGVAAYRKVVAAEDSPVVANLRRAGAIPIGRTNTPAFSMRWFTDNAAHGRTLNPHDAALTPGGSSGGAAAAVAVGIGAIAHGNDQGGSIRYPAYACGVYGLRPSFGRVPAFNPSGTGERPPVVQLSSVQGPLARSVRDLRLAFAAMAARDARDPWWVPAPLEGAPPAGPLRVALCTALPGYACDPEVADALQRAARGLEGAGYRVEPVEPPRLREAAELWLALTMADSRLLVEPALLRDGDQTIRQAYRAMDAHAPSFDTEAYMRALAARTGLMREWALFLQRHPLLLMPVSWRHPFPVDADQRGADAMRDLLDAQSPLLATAILGLPGLSVPMGLRRGLPTGVQLVSDRFREDLCLAAAEVLETEAGPVMPIDPA from the coding sequence ATGCAACCCTGGCAACTGGAGGCCGCCGAACTCGCGCGGCGCATCGCGGCGCGCGAGCTCTCGTGCGTGGAGGCGGTACGCAGCAGCCTGGAACGGCTCGAGGCCGTCAATCCGCGCCTCAATGCCGTGGTCGACGGCGGCGCCGAGGAAGCGCTGCAGGCCGCGCGCCAGGCCGACGCGGCGCTGGCCGGCGGCGAGGCGACCGGGCCGCTGCACGGCGTGCCGGTCACGATCAAGGTCAACGTCGACCAGCGCGGGCATGCCACCACCAACGGCGTGGCGGCCTACCGCAAGGTCGTGGCCGCCGAGGACAGCCCGGTGGTCGCGAACCTGCGGCGCGCGGGCGCGATTCCGATCGGCCGCACCAACACGCCCGCGTTCTCGATGCGCTGGTTCACCGACAACGCGGCCCACGGGCGCACCCTCAATCCGCACGATGCGGCGCTGACGCCCGGCGGCTCGAGCGGCGGCGCGGCGGCCGCGGTCGCGGTCGGCATCGGCGCCATCGCGCATGGCAACGACCAGGGCGGCTCGATCCGCTATCCGGCCTATGCCTGCGGCGTCTACGGCCTGCGCCCGAGCTTCGGCCGCGTGCCGGCCTTCAACCCGTCGGGCACCGGCGAGCGGCCGCCGGTGGTGCAGCTCAGCTCGGTCCAGGGGCCGCTGGCGCGCAGCGTGCGCGACCTGCGGCTGGCCTTCGCCGCGATGGCCGCGCGCGACGCGCGCGACCCGTGGTGGGTGCCCGCGCCGCTCGAGGGCGCGCCGCCGGCCGGCCCGCTGCGCGTGGCGCTGTGCACCGCGCTGCCTGGCTACGCCTGCGATCCCGAGGTGGCCGATGCCCTGCAGCGCGCCGCGCGCGGGCTCGAGGGCGCGGGCTACCGCGTCGAGCCGGTGGAGCCGCCGCGGCTGCGCGAGGCGGCCGAGCTGTGGCTGGCGCTGACCATGGCCGACAGCCGGCTGCTGGTGGAACCGGCGCTGCTGCGCGACGGCGACCAGACCATCCGCCAGGCCTACCGCGCGATGGACGCGCATGCGCCGTCGTTCGACACCGAGGCCTACATGCGCGCGCTGGCCGCGCGCACGGGGCTGATGCGCGAGTGGGCGCTGTTCCTGCAGCGCCATCCGCTGCTGCTGATGCCGGTGTCGTGGCGCCATCCGTTCCCGGTCGATGCCGACCAGCGCGGCGCGGACGCGATGCGCGACTTGCTCGATGCGCAGAGCCCGCTGCTGGCGACCGCGATCCTGGGCCTGCCGGGGTTGTCGGTGCCGATGGGGCTGCGCCGCGGGCTGCCCACGGGCGTGCAGCTCGTGAGCGACCGCTTCCGCGAGGACCTGTGCCTCGCGGCGGCCGAGGTGCTCGAGACCGAGGCCGGGCCGGTGATGCCCATCGACCCGGCCTGA
- a CDS encoding rubredoxin: MNTKTWMCLICGWIYDEAVGVPEDGIAAGTAWADVPMNWTCPECGARKEDFEMVEI, from the coding sequence ATGAATACGAAAACTTGGATGTGCCTGATTTGTGGGTGGATCTATGACGAAGCTGTAGGTGTACCGGAAGACGGGATTGCGGCAGGCACTGCCTGGGCCGACGTCCCGATGAACTGGACCTGCCCCGAGTGCGGTGCGCGCAAGGAAGACTTCGAAATGGTTGAAATCTGA
- the purH gene encoding bifunctional phosphoribosylaminoimidazolecarboxamide formyltransferase/IMP cyclohydrolase — translation MAKTALISVSDKTGILEFAQALHALGIKLLSTGGTAKLLADAGLPVTEVADHTGFPEMLDGRVKTLHPKIHGGLLARRDLPAHVAAIEQHGIDTIDLLIVNLYPFEATVAKPGCSLEDAIENIDIGGPAMVRSAAKNWKDVGVLTDASQYAVALAELKADGKLSDKTKFAFSVAAFNRIADYDGAISDYLSAIDFETSQGQSSPTRSLFPAQSNGRFVKVQDLRYGENPHQQAAFYRDLHPAPGSLVSARQLQGKELSYNNIADADAAWECVKSFDVPACVIVKHANPCGVAIGKDAAEAYAKAFKTDPTSAFGGIIAFNRTVDAATAQAVAKQFVEVLMAPGYTHEALEVFQASKAKLNVRVLEIALPPGGATDWDNGRNAMDVKRVGSGLLIQTADNHELALSDLKVVSKKQPTPQQLQDLLFAWKVAKYVKSNAIVFCADGMTMGVGAGQMSRLDSARIASIKAEHAGLSLQGTAVASDAFFPFRDGLDVVVDAGAGCVIQPGGSMRDQEVIDAADERGVVMVLSGVRHFRH, via the coding sequence ATGGCCAAGACCGCACTGATTTCCGTCTCCGACAAGACCGGCATCCTCGAATTCGCGCAGGCGCTGCATGCACTGGGCATCAAGCTGCTGTCCACCGGCGGCACCGCCAAGCTGCTGGCCGACGCCGGCCTGCCGGTGACCGAGGTGGCCGACCACACCGGCTTCCCCGAGATGCTCGACGGCCGCGTGAAGACGCTGCATCCCAAGATCCACGGCGGCCTGCTCGCGCGGCGCGACCTGCCGGCGCACGTGGCGGCCATCGAGCAGCATGGCATCGACACCATCGACCTGCTGATCGTCAACCTCTACCCGTTCGAGGCCACCGTGGCCAAGCCCGGCTGCTCGCTCGAGGACGCGATCGAGAACATCGACATCGGCGGCCCGGCCATGGTGCGCAGCGCCGCCAAGAACTGGAAGGACGTGGGCGTGCTGACCGACGCCTCGCAGTACGCGGTGGCACTGGCCGAACTCAAGGCCGACGGCAAGCTCAGCGACAAGACCAAGTTCGCGTTCTCGGTGGCCGCCTTCAACCGCATCGCGGACTACGACGGCGCGATCAGCGACTACCTCTCGGCGATCGACTTCGAGACCAGCCAGGGGCAGTCGTCGCCCACGCGCTCGCTGTTCCCGGCGCAGAGCAACGGCCGCTTCGTGAAGGTGCAGGACCTGCGCTACGGCGAGAACCCGCACCAGCAGGCCGCGTTCTACCGCGACCTGCATCCGGCGCCCGGTTCGCTGGTGTCGGCCAGGCAGCTGCAGGGCAAGGAGCTGAGCTACAACAACATCGCCGACGCCGATGCGGCGTGGGAATGCGTGAAGAGCTTCGACGTGCCGGCCTGCGTGATCGTGAAGCACGCCAACCCCTGCGGCGTGGCGATCGGCAAGGACGCGGCCGAGGCCTATGCCAAGGCCTTCAAGACCGACCCGACCTCGGCCTTCGGCGGCATCATCGCCTTCAACCGCACCGTCGACGCCGCCACCGCGCAGGCCGTGGCCAAGCAGTTCGTCGAAGTGCTGATGGCCCCGGGCTACACGCACGAGGCGCTCGAGGTGTTCCAGGCCAGCAAGGCCAAGCTCAACGTGCGCGTGCTCGAGATCGCGCTGCCGCCGGGCGGCGCCACCGACTGGGACAACGGCCGCAACGCGATGGACGTGAAGCGCGTCGGCTCGGGCCTGCTGATCCAGACCGCCGACAACCACGAGCTCGCGCTGTCCGACCTCAAGGTCGTGAGCAAGAAGCAGCCCACGCCGCAGCAGCTGCAGGACCTGCTGTTCGCCTGGAAGGTCGCCAAGTACGTGAAGAGCAACGCGATCGTCTTCTGCGCCGACGGCATGACGATGGGCGTGGGCGCGGGCCAGATGAGCCGTCTCGACTCGGCGCGCATCGCGAGCATCAAGGCCGAGCATGCGGGCCTGTCGCTGCAGGGCACGGCGGTGGCGAGCGACGCCTTCTTCCCGTTCCGCGACGGTCTCGACGTGGTGGTCGACGCGGGCGCGGGCTGCGTGATCCAGCCGGGCGGCTCGATGCGCGACCAGGAGGTGATCGACGCGGCCGACGAGCGCGGCGTGGTGATGGTGCTCTCGGGCGTGCGTCATTTCCGGCACTGA
- a CDS encoding Fis family transcriptional regulator, with protein MSKKHIEDCVRASLESYFRDLRGTEPDGMYDMLVRVVEKPLLDVVMTRAEGNQSKAAQWLGLNRNTLRKKLVEHKLLK; from the coding sequence ATGAGCAAGAAACACATCGAGGACTGCGTGCGCGCCAGTCTGGAGAGCTACTTTCGCGACCTGCGCGGCACCGAACCCGACGGCATGTACGACATGCTCGTGCGCGTGGTCGAGAAGCCGCTGCTCGATGTCGTGATGACGCGTGCCGAGGGCAACCAGTCGAAGGCCGCCCAATGGCTGGGCCTGAACCGCAACACGCTGCGCAAGAAGCTGGTCGAACACAAACTTTTGAAATGA
- a CDS encoding response regulator codes for MPIRKILVVDDSKTELVFLSDLLHKNGFAVKTAENAEDAMRRLEEDQPDLILMDVVMPGQNGFQLTRAIARDPQYAAIPIILCTSKNQETDRVWGMRQGARDYIVKPVNAQELMSKISALN; via the coding sequence ATGCCCATTCGAAAAATCCTCGTCGTCGACGACTCCAAGACTGAACTGGTGTTCCTGTCCGACCTGCTCCACAAGAACGGCTTCGCCGTGAAGACCGCCGAGAACGCCGAGGACGCCATGCGCCGCCTCGAGGAAGACCAGCCCGACCTGATCCTGATGGACGTGGTCATGCCCGGCCAGAACGGCTTCCAGCTCACGCGCGCGATCGCCCGCGACCCGCAGTACGCCGCGATCCCGATCATCCTGTGCACGAGCAAGAACCAGGAAACCGACCGCGTCTGGGGCATGCGCCAGGGCGCGCGCGACTACATCGTCAAGCCGGTGAACGCGCAGGAGCTGATGTCGAAGATCAGCGCGCTGAACTGA
- a CDS encoding tripartite tricarboxylate transporter substrate binding protein gives MAALAALATAALAASAPYPERPVRFIVPYAAGSGVDVAMRPVADAMARELGQAMIVDNRPSAGGIVGTQALVSSANDGYTVGYGNLVTLSINPAFFSKLSYVPEKDLVPVGLISSNAYVLIVRKDLPVRSLQELVAYGREHPGKLSVGTPGIGSAGHLTGELLKTETGLTMVQVPYKTGTQAVADMVNGQLDVTIENISAVLPFVQQGRVKAIAVTSAKRAAVLPEVPTVAESGVPGFEVVAWGALMAPAGTSRKTVDRLNTALRAALADPAVVRANAALSIEALPSSPEELSALMQREKPRWAEAVRRAGVKGD, from the coding sequence GTGGCCGCCCTGGCCGCCCTGGCCACCGCCGCGCTGGCTGCTTCGGCCCCGTACCCCGAGCGCCCGGTGAGATTCATCGTGCCCTATGCCGCCGGCTCCGGCGTCGACGTGGCGATGCGGCCGGTGGCCGACGCGATGGCGCGCGAGCTGGGGCAGGCCATGATCGTCGACAACCGGCCCAGCGCGGGCGGCATCGTCGGCACCCAGGCCCTGGTGAGCTCGGCGAACGACGGCTACACGGTCGGCTACGGCAACCTCGTGACCCTGAGCATCAATCCGGCCTTCTTCTCGAAGCTGTCGTACGTGCCCGAGAAGGACCTGGTGCCGGTCGGCCTGATCTCGAGCAACGCCTACGTGCTGATCGTGCGCAAGGACCTGCCGGTGCGCAGCCTGCAGGAGCTGGTCGCCTATGGCCGCGAGCACCCGGGCAAGCTCTCGGTCGGCACGCCCGGCATCGGCAGCGCGGGCCACCTGACCGGCGAACTGCTGAAGACCGAGACCGGGCTCACGATGGTGCAGGTGCCCTACAAGACCGGCACCCAGGCGGTCGCCGACATGGTCAACGGCCAGCTCGACGTGACCATCGAGAACATCTCGGCGGTGCTGCCCTTCGTGCAGCAGGGCCGGGTCAAGGCGATCGCCGTGACCAGCGCGAAGCGCGCCGCGGTGCTGCCCGAGGTGCCGACCGTGGCCGAGAGCGGCGTGCCGGGATTCGAGGTGGTGGCCTGGGGCGCGCTGATGGCGCCCGCGGGCACCTCGCGCAAGACCGTCGACCGGCTCAACACCGCGCTGCGCGCCGCGCTGGCCGACCCGGCCGTGGTGCGCGCCAATGCCGCGCTGTCGATCGAGGCGCTGCCCTCGAGCCCCGAGGAACTCAGCGCGCTGATGCAGCGCGAGAAGCCGCGCTGGGCCGAGGCGGTGCGGCGCGCGGGCGTCAAGGGCGACTGA
- a CDS encoding LysR family transcriptional regulator produces MKDHQLKAWLRLADTGNIRAAARSLHLSQAAVTKAIRELEAEVDAQLVLRSSRGIEFTESGRQLTVRARLAHQQLELARQDIRILQGSQHGRVAVAVTPMVFLGVLPEVVRAFRKAMPHAQLKLFDGLIPQVLPLLREGAVDFAVAGPVASALDADFAFERLDMIEMAVLCRRGHPLRHATRWEEIAGAEWLMHLAPGSQHSFLLEQYAAQGLPLPEHRIEVASFGVSWGLLTRSDALMVGPAGMLTMPPYDALVERVPLAMPVPPLELGIVSPRGKPLSLAALRLAELFRKYLARPA; encoded by the coding sequence ATGAAGGATCACCAGCTCAAGGCCTGGCTGCGGCTGGCCGACACCGGCAACATCCGCGCCGCCGCGCGCAGCCTGCACCTGAGCCAGGCCGCTGTGACCAAGGCGATCCGCGAGCTCGAGGCCGAGGTCGACGCGCAGCTGGTGCTGCGCAGCTCGCGCGGCATCGAGTTCACCGAGTCCGGGCGCCAGCTCACGGTGCGCGCGCGGCTCGCGCACCAGCAGCTCGAGCTCGCGCGCCAGGACATCCGCATCCTGCAGGGGAGCCAGCACGGCCGCGTGGCGGTGGCGGTCACGCCGATGGTGTTCCTCGGCGTGCTGCCCGAGGTGGTGCGCGCCTTCCGCAAGGCCATGCCGCACGCGCAGCTCAAGCTGTTCGACGGCCTGATCCCGCAGGTTCTGCCGCTGCTGCGCGAGGGCGCGGTCGACTTCGCGGTGGCGGGCCCGGTGGCCTCGGCCCTCGATGCCGACTTCGCGTTCGAACGGCTCGACATGATCGAGATGGCCGTGCTGTGCCGGCGCGGCCATCCGCTGCGCCACGCCACGCGCTGGGAGGAGATCGCGGGCGCCGAATGGCTGATGCACCTGGCACCGGGCAGCCAGCACAGCTTCCTGCTCGAGCAATACGCCGCGCAGGGGCTGCCGCTGCCCGAGCACCGCATCGAGGTCGCCTCCTTCGGCGTGAGCTGGGGCCTCCTGACGCGCAGCGACGCGCTGATGGTCGGCCCGGCGGGCATGCTCACGATGCCGCCCTATGACGCGCTCGTGGAGCGCGTGCCGCTCGCGATGCCGGTGCCGCCGCTCGAGCTGGGCATCGTCTCGCCACGCGGCAAGCCGCTGTCGCTGGCCGCGCTGCGGCTGGCCGAGCTGTTTCGCAAGTACCTGGCGCGGCCGGCCTGA